The genomic segment agaaaaaagaagGCATTATTACCGTTAAGGTGAGCGCAAAAAGAGGGGGTGAGATGGGTGGATGTAATGGAATTCTGAGCTAAATATAGGAAAAAGGTCTTGTTTTCGGTTTTTTTAAGAAGACCCATGAACTGAAAAATCATGGGTTTTCCGTAACATTTTGTTAATGTCGCAGTTTGGAGTATTTTTTACCTCAAATTTGCGATCTTTTGAAGACTTTTCTTGTATAAGGTGGGTTTTGTTTTGGAATGTTAACTGTCATTTGGTTTTAAATTTGAGGGGAGTAATCTGTGTTATAGGAATCGTTCATCTGGATTTGCGTTTCTTGAATTGTATGCAAGGGGTGGGGAGCATTTTATGATTCTCTCTcctgaataaaattttatatttgttttcctgttttatctttattttttcattGCGATGATGGCTTGTTGATTTTGTCGATCAATATGGACTGTGGAGTTTGATTTGGGATAATGGAGGTGAAACGTGTATCTGTTGACTTTatattcttcatttagtttgaaAGACTCAAACTTGGCGAGGGGAGATAAATTTTAAGGAGAAGGAGAGATTGGTGGGGAAAGAGATGAGCTGCTTTTCTTGCACGAGCCTTCGAAGAAAGGATGTGAGGTATTATGATGCAGATATGACTCCAAGATCCAATGATGATTCTggtaattaattttgtttatttgttttcCCAAACTATTTTTTTTCCTGATATTCAATGCTTCTATTGCTTTCATGCAATGAGTTTTTCGTCTCTAATGAACGCTTGGGAAAACAGTTTATGggaaggaaaaggaaaatgtgtATGATACATGTATGATAGTTACAgcatttaaaatttgaatttggcATCTTGATAGGAAAGAAATACAGATTGcgtaattttttgaaaatacaagTGTAGTCCCACATATTCATTGGATAAATCCCGAGACCCCCTTCTCTGCGTCTTTGAACAAAAATCTGATTCGCCTTCGGTGACGCTGTCATTTATAATGATCTTCTTCGTGTCTTTTTTCTTTCGTTTTTTGGTTTTCTCTTTCTTTAGAGAAAGGGAAGAAGGGAAACTCTGTGATTACGCCTAAAGGCAAGGAGAGCAATGAGCCACCAGACAGTGTGGCGAGAAGCTTTGCGTTTAAGGAACTTGCGGTGGCGACTCAAAATTTCAGGGAAGCGAACTTGATTGGTGAAGGTGGTTTTGGAAGCGTATATAAAGGCTGCCTAGAATCTAGCACGGCAAGCTCTTGTTTTCTTCTGATCCTGAATGTGTATGACATATAATGATAAATCAATCCTCGGGAGTTGTTGGAAGGAGTTTTTCCTTTTACCTTGCGGCACTTGAATTACACTGAAACTGTACTCATTATCTTTGAATTTATGGTCAGATTGTTGCAGTGAAGCAACTTAACCTCGATGGCCTTCAAGGGAATCAAGAATTCATCGTGGAGGTTCTTATGTTAAGTTTGCTGCACCATTCGAACCTCGTGAATTTGATTGGGTATTGTGCCGATGGCGATCAGAGGCTCCTGGTTTATGAATACATGCCAATGGGTAGCCTGGAAAATCATCTATTTGGTAATCTATGATATACTTTTCATTTAAATTTTCTCCAGAATCATTTAAGTTCTGGTTCTTGGCTCTGGTTCTCTGTTTTTTGGGATGATAAACCTGTTTCATGTCTATCGAGACAAAGAAATATTTAAGTTATAGCTTGGTTATGAATGTGCGGTTGAAGTTAATTAACATGGCTTTAGACTATTCTCAGGGCTGTCCTCCTGTCCTGTCTTGCTTATCCATAGATATGTTAGTAATGTATATTTCCATTTCGTTATCAGATCTCGAGCCTGGCCAAGAGCCTCTGAGTTGGAGCAAACGTTTGAGGATTGCTGTTGGTGCAGCTCGAGGCCTTGAATATCTTCATTGCAAAGCAAATCCACCCGTAATCTACCGTGACCTTAAATCTTCGAACATACTTTTGGACAATGACTTTAACGTTAAACTGTCTGATTTTGGACTTGCGAAACTTGGTCCTGTTGGCGACAACACTCATGTTTCAACTCGAGTAATGGGAACCTATGGATATTGTGCCCCCGAGTACGCAATGAGTGGCAAATTGACTCTAAAATCTGATATCTACAGCTTTGGTGTTGTTCTGTTGGAGCTTATAACTGGACGCAAGGCTATTGACTGCAGCAGGAAGCCAGGAGAGCAAAATCTGGTTGTGTGGGTGAGTTTGCATTTTACTGTGTATAATATAATGGGCACAAAATTTCTGCCTATTCTGGCATAATTCTATCTCAACTCTTATAGACATATTACCACTCACTCCTATGATCTGTACAGTCACGACAATATCTGAAGGACCGGAGGAAGTTTGTCGAGATGGTGGACCCTCTACTCGAAGGAAGATTCTCTGTCCGGAGCCTGCACCATGCTGTTGCAATTACTTCAATGTGTCTCCAGGAACAAGCAAGTTTCCGCCCCCTTATCAGCGACATTGTCATGGCACTGGAGTACTTGGCTTCCCGCGCAGGAAGATTTCACAATAGGACATCATCATCCCCAACTCATCTGGATGTTAATCCCCATTCAAGAAGATAAAATCACGATAGTGTATCCTCATTCAGAACAGAATCAACCACTCCCTTCCATAGATAGAGAAGCATGAGGTAATCTTTCATTTTCCTGAACGACGGGGTATAGGATGAAAGGAGTTGTGTAGGCTCTGTGTATGAATCTGGTGAGTGATTACATATTTGAACTTGTTTCCAAATGCAGATATGGAGGGAGTTATATCACAGAGTTGCtgcttttcttcttcttcttcagttcTTGATTCCctttttatcaattttttttttccaaatgcTTCTAGTATATATAAGCTTGTGATTTTGttgaattttttcattttcttggtGGAAATTTGTCTTCTACTTCTAGGTGCAGAAGAATTTGTTTGAGCTGTATTTGTTGGTTACTGGGGCTGTTTTGTGTATGTGTTTGTATTTGTGGTATGTCAGAATAAGCCCCCCATAAATCTGTGATATACGGTCCTTGGCAGGAAAAAAATGACTAGGAGGTTAACTTGTGAAGATCTCTTGCTTTTCCAAGGCGGGTAAGGATTGTCTAGGATAAATTACATAAGAGTATCTTACTTTTCACACGATTAGCGGGTCAACAAGCAATCGATATTTCACGAGAATTACAAATATTAAGATAAtgcaaaatgttatttttagacaTGTTTTGATGCATAAGattatttttacaatattttttaacatCAGAACAAGTTCTAGTTGAGGAAATTTTgatacataatatttttatattaacaaaaataaatttttctttaatttattagaGTAcaaaggcaaaaatttgtgtgagacggtctcacgggtcatattttgtgagacgagtctctaatttgggtcatcaatgaaaaaatattactttttatgctaagagtattactttttattatgaatatcggtaaggttgacccgtctcacatataaaaattcgtgagaccgtctcacaagagatctacatgagtacaaattaatgaaaataattgTAATGGATAAATTTATTCTTTGTATAAtcatattataatatttaacagGAAAGGGAACGTGAGATTGCTCCCATCCACCAAATTTCCGTGTGTAATCAGCAATAACGACAACATTTAATATGTATTTCTCATAAATGGAGGAAGCTCGGAAGCGGGAATCCACTTTAAGgcgaaattatatatatataaaaaatttgttttaataaatatcacatttaatttgattttctttttttttttatattatattttatgcagtagctaattttttttattttttaacattttttaaaaataaaggatgattttttttaaaaaaaactttttaaaaatagtaGACAacttgtgatacggtctcataTGTGAAACGAGTCGACTTCATCTAAATATACAAGaaagaataatatttttggcaaaaaaattttttttttatgaattaagtCGGATCATAAATCCATCTAATAAaattaacttgacaaaaaattgtgtaacacgtgtcgtattttgtgagacatatatatcttatttgagttatccacgtatgctaagagtattattttttattgtgaatatcgataaaatTGATATGtcacacagataaagattcgtaaaacTATGTTACAACATACGTACTCAACTAACTTATGAGAcgatttttaaagatttctaAATGACACCCATGTTAATGAGCTAATCCTAATGGCCCCATCAATATGTTATTATTTTACAAttccaaagaaaaagaaaaatattattttttgccAACTAAGACTTTTCATTCCATTATCATTCTGCTCAACATCAGATCAAACGCCAACATACAAATTTCATTCACACAATGTATGCAAATCAGTGAGTTTTCAAAAAGTTGCTTTCTTTCCCAAGCTTATAAACGGTACGCTTTTCTTCTCTTGGGGTATTCGTTCAGATTTAACCTTCACgatgtttttttataaatataataaacgaAATTGTGTGAACCTGATTTTTGGTTCAATCGTGATTGGATCTCTAATTTGGTAAgtacttaattatttttttactgAATTGAATGCGATCTGGGGAAGATTAAAGTGGGGTTTTGAGGATTTTAGATTGGATTTTGACAGCATTTTAACTGAGTTTGGAATCTCGTTATTTTCTTCATGTAGTTGTCTCGCTTAATTTTAGGTTAATTATGGAATCAATCAGTGTTTCTTCTGTCggtttattaattaattgatgtgatttatGTGGTTATTCTTACTGTTTTATTGATGTCGAAAACTAGGTCCAATTAGATTTCTTTTAAAACAAAGAACTATAGATTTGTTTGATAACCGAAGATTGGGTTGTTATCAAATGATGTTTACTTTTCCCTTACTCTTTATTAATGTCTATTTCATCATAAACTGTTTTAATTCATGAGGGATTTTTCTTATGAATATTTTCTTTTAGATTAAGTTGATGAAGAATCTAATAGCTGGCTTTTTGTTGATTCTAATGGTTTCTTTGTGCTGGAATTTTGTAGGAGAATCTTAGATTGTACGCAGATGTATTGTAATATGTAGCTTTATGGCCCTGGGCAGGGTAATCTTATATTAATAATTGCATATACGAAAGGGAAATTTATCAGATGGCACCCGCAAGCAAAGCTGATAAGAAGGCTTCCGTTGATGTGGCTGCATGGATGTTTAATGTAGTCACTTCAGTAGGTATTATCATGGTCAACAAGGCGTTAATGGCTACTTATGGCTTCAGCTTTGGTAATTTTCTTAGTTTGACTCAGAGAGAATCTCTGCTTGCTGTTGATGATAAATTGGATAGCTGATTAATTTATATATGACCAGAGTTGCACTTTTACATGGTATAGTTTGAAATCccttgataattttttttattaatttgagtgggatttttagaTTAGACTTAGATTTTACCGTGTTCACCCAGCAAGAATGATTGTTAAATGGTATACTGGATACTTATGATTTCTTTTTCGTGGCAATGTTCCATAATGGATTTGATGGATGGAATTGTGTCCATTGTTTCCCCTtatattttccatttttgtggaatttaaattattttctaacTTGAATGCTGGAATTATGGTCCATGATGATGACCTGATCTCTAAATAGTAGAACTACTAGCCTGGGAAAAAACCTCCTAGGAATTTTTTGATTTGTTTATTTTGTCAAGACATCTTTTGTGAACTAATCTCTTGGTGAGAATTTTAAAGCAATTTAAGCTGAAGGTTCAACTTCTTGGTTTGAATGTTTCAATGGAGACACATACTTAGACTGATCTTCGGCTAGAATTATGCTCACACATTTCTTTGAAAGATCATCTGGCTTGATGAAATGCTAGCTAAAAATGCTACTCGATTGTGCTAGGATTAGATTGAACTTGGTTATAGAGAAATTCAGAGCAAAtaaaaaacataatcaatatcataaaCAATTGATTATAATTATTGGTGCCAGAGAATTGCTGAAGGATCGAGGAAATCATATAATGATACTAACAAATTAAATTTGAAGTGAGAATAGTTTGATCCTGATAAAATAAAAGACAACTTATACTCTGTTATGTCAAAAATCTGTGCTCGAAATAAGAAATGTAATGacaaatttattatatgttttggTAGACTACTAGTCTATTAGAGGTCatgttaaatgttttttattttctattgtTTTACTTTGGAACATTTCTTGTAATATGAGTTTAACCATTTGATTAACATCAATGCAGCTACAACTTTAACCGGCTTACATTTTGCTACAACAACTTTCATGACGTTGGTTCTTAGATGGCTGGGTTACATCCAAGCTTCTCATCTACCATATCCAGAGCTCCTGAAATTCATTCTGTTTGCAAATTTCTCTATTGTCGGGATGAATGTTAGTTTAATGTGGAATTCTGTGGGTTTCTACCAGGTAATTTTAGATGCACTTTCCTTTTTTCAAATGAACGAATAAAGAAAGTGGAGACAATTTTGTCCACGTCTTCACTTTTTTTCTCTGTAATGCCAATGGTAATAATTTATCTTGTGTCAATGCCAGATTGCAAAACTGAGTATGATCCCTGTTTCATGTTTACTGGAAGTTGTATTCGACAAGATACGATATTCGAGAGACACAAAACTTAGCATCACGATTGTTCTTCTTGGTGTTGCTGTCTGCACAGTCACAGATGTGAGTGTTAATACCAAAGGGTTTGTTGCCGCATTTATTGCAGTCTGGAGTACATCACTGCAACAATATGTAAGTTCTCCAGTGTGAAATTTCCGTTCAATTGTAGAAGAGATTAGTTAATCATCTCGACATGGGCATGAAATTGGTTAAACTAAAAATGTGTGATTGATGACAAATACCACGTGGCAGTGTAGAATTTCTGGGTTCTAAAACTTATTTATGACCCTCCAGTTTTTATACCAAAGCGTTTGTTTCTGATTGTATCTTTTCTTATTTTAGTGGCATGTGTACTTTCATCTGATGTTTTTCATGGCAACAACATGATTATCGATAAATTTTTTCAGTATGTTCACTTCCTTCAAAGAAGTATTCCCTCAGTTCTTTCAATCTGCTGGGGCACACAGCTCCAGCACAGGCTGCGACTCTACTGCTGTTCGGCCCCTTTTTGGATTATTGGTTGACAAACAAAAGAATTGATGCCTTCAACTTTACTTTACCGTCTTCGGTAAGTTCTCCAGAAGTTATTCTcgttaatttttttcctttataTTTTATCGCGTGGTGAAGTTTTGGCTTTATAGCAACAGAATTTATTTTCATTAGTGCTAATTGCTCAGTGCTGTAGAATTTTCTTACATATCATTAAAAGAGGTCGTCCTTGGCTTCACTTAAAAGTTGTCAAATGTTCTGGAACTGGGCCACTCGTGATCCCCTCGTTCTTTATTATGCAGGCATTTCTAATTGCATCGTGTACCATTGCGGTTGGAACAAATCTCAGTCAATTCATCTGCATTGGCAGATTCACAGCTGTTTCCTTCCAAGTCCTTGGCCATATGAAAACCATTCTTGTTTTGATCCTAGGATTCTTATTTTTTGGAAAAGAGGGTCTTAATTTACATGTTGTTTTTGGCATGATCATTGCGGTTGTTGGAATGATCTGGTATGGCAATGCCTCATCTAAACCTGGGGGTAAAGAACGACGCAGCATTTCAATTTCAAGAAGCAGTCAGCAAAAACAGGGAGGTCTATTAGAGTCATCTGAACAAGATGACAAGGTATAAGCATTTCTTCTGCAGTTGATGCATCACACACAAAGGACATAGATAGTTGCTACATCTTCGATTCTTTTCGATTTCAGAAATGAGATTATATGTTAACAGAGCATCGGTGCTCGGAAAGGATTTGATCACTGCTTTGCATTAGCTCCTTGATAGTAATTTATAGTGAAAATTCTttgattatgtatgggattatgtatctttaatatatttttctattacAATCTTGTTTTATATGCAGTTGAATATTAATGAATAATAGTGTTGATGCACGATCAGTTCTGAAACTTCTAGACATTTGAGTATGGATACCCAATTTTACTGTTACTTTACCGGACGGAATTCTAACGAATTTGAATCGAGTCTGCAGTTGTCAACCTAGCTGTGGAGTTCGATTTTCTATTCCCCCAGGAACTGAGGATTAATAAATTTTCCTATATATTCTACTAATCGAACTGGACTCGATTATACTTCTATCGCCCCAGATTGCTTCCTCTGTGCCAGATCCAATGGTGAAACACCGATGCCAATAAAATACAACACATCACATGCATAGTAAGATATCAGTctcaaaatattataaattaatttcttaTTCAAGGTTATTCATAGACTTGGAAACAATTTTGATTATCATAGTCACCGACGATGTCTTTGAAGATTCTCATCATACGTGATATGgagaagaagaatgccaaaatTAGTTTAACCAagcaaaatcaaaatatgaTCTAGGAATATTACATGATCTAGGAAAGACAGATTCAAAACTCCACTTAAAACTACTGAACCTGCACCCACGAACTTCCGGTTAAGTCGAAGACATGACATTTGTTTACTCcgtttagaattgatatctaaCCGTTCCATGCATTTTCAAATCCCAAATTGATTTCTTCCAGCCTTTTGTACACCTCCAGCATTGTTGGCCTTTGCTCTGCTTCTGGGTTCACGCAATCTTTTGCCACTCCATAAAATTGCAAAATCATTTAATCAAATCCTCGCCCGAGCAAACCATTAGGAATCTCTTTCTCGTCCAAATCTGCATTGTGCCATTCCTTCCCGTCATGAACTCTAGTACTAGAAGTCCAAAGCAATACACATCCTTCGCATTATAACAGTCGAGCAGTAACAAGGACCCGAAACTCGATATCAAACTGCTGCTCGAACCAACACCTGCTTGGTTCATGAACTTTGCTTCCCAGAAATTGGAAATCCTAGGCTCGAAGTTATGGTCTAGCAAGATTCAATGCGAGTTTATGTTGCAATGGTGGATTCTAACTCGACGACTATGATGAAGTCATGTTAGGCCATTAGCTACACCGATCAAAATCCTCATTCTCAATGGCCAATCAATGATCCTTCGCCTACTTCTGCTATGATGTAGGCAATTGTAGAGAGTTCTGTTTTGCATATACATGTAAACCAAAAATCTTTCTTCTTTTTCAATGCAGAAGCCTATCAGGGGTAACAAATTGGGACGCAGTTGTGTGCCAAGAGACAATACATCGGAGAcaaatttgttgtctttcttgAAGCATAAAACTTTTTGATGGCAAGGGAACATCCATTTGAAGTAATTGCTCTGTACGTtattcctttcttgccaaaaccAACAACACTTTCATCGTAAAAGTTTGAAGTTAAGTTGGCCAGTTCTTGAAAGCTAATTCTTGTAACGTACTTCTCTAGCTTTAATATCTGCTCTGTAAAAGGAAAACATTAGGCAAGGTCAAAATTACACGACACGAAATATAGAACCGATCACAAAATACTAGTACCTTTACACGTTTACTTACCATGTTCGGTTCTATTGCTTTAGATCCCCAATAGCGTCCTTCTTTGTTCCCTTGCTCCTTCTTCAAATGCTAATCACCATAGGCATCTTAGGAATGCCAAAGAATGAACAAAATGCTGTAACCAAAGTGAAAGAAATTGTCCAACCAATCCCGAAACCTTTAAAGTATACCTCGACAAATGGATCATCATAACTCTACCCTTACACGGACTCAATGGATTCCCACAAAGTCCTGGATTGTCATCAAAAGAATCAAATCTGTATTCGAGAAATTTGGAATTGGACCCTGTCAGTCTGTCAGTCCAGTGTGAGAGACATCAAATACCGAAACACGACTTATGAGGCTAGTCTGGCTTGGAATCTAACCCCAGAGCTGATTGTTGTCTAGCTTTTAGAACATTGAAATACTGGCATCTTGCAATCTCCGGTGGGATTGTACCAGAAACTGATTGAATGATAGATCAAGATATGTAACATACTTCAACTTCTGCGATATATCTGAGGGAATTGGCCCAAATAAGTTGTTTCTTGAAACATTACAATACT from the Primulina tabacum isolate GXHZ01 chromosome 8, ASM2559414v2, whole genome shotgun sequence genome contains:
- the LOC142552804 gene encoding putative serine/threonine-protein kinase PBL21 isoform X1, with translation MSCFSCTSLRRKDVRYYDADMTPRSNDDSEKGKKGNSVITPKGKESNEPPDSVARSFAFKELAVATQNFREANLIGEGGFGSVYKGCLESSTIVAVKQLNLDGLQGNQEFIVEVLMLSLLHHSNLVNLIGYCADGDQRLLVYEYMPMGSLENHLFDLEPGQEPLSWSKRLRIAVGAARGLEYLHCKANPPVIYRDLKSSNILLDNDFNVKLSDFGLAKLGPVGDNTHVSTRVMGTYGYCAPEYAMSGKLTLKSDIYSFGVVLLELITGRKAIDCSRKPGEQNLVVWSRQYLKDRRKFVEMVDPLLEGRFSVRSLHHAVAITSMCLQEQASFRPLISDIVMALEYLASRAGRFHNRTSSSPTHLDVNPHSRR
- the LOC142552804 gene encoding putative serine/threonine-protein kinase PBL21 isoform X2 translates to MMILIVAVKQLNLDGLQGNQEFIVEVLMLSLLHHSNLVNLIGYCADGDQRLLVYEYMPMGSLENHLFDLEPGQEPLSWSKRLRIAVGAARGLEYLHCKANPPVIYRDLKSSNILLDNDFNVKLSDFGLAKLGPVGDNTHVSTRVMGTYGYCAPEYAMSGKLTLKSDIYSFGVVLLELITGRKAIDCSRKPGEQNLVVWSRQYLKDRRKFVEMVDPLLEGRFSVRSLHHAVAITSMCLQEQASFRPLISDIVMALEYLASRAGRFHNRTSSSPTHLDVNPHSRR
- the LOC142552805 gene encoding LOW QUALITY PROTEIN: UDP-rhamnose/UDP-galactose transporter 6-like (The sequence of the model RefSeq protein was modified relative to this genomic sequence to represent the inferred CDS: inserted 1 base in 1 codon), which translates into the protein MAPASKADKKASVDVAAWMFNVVTSVGIIMVNKALMATYGFSFATTLTGLHFATTTFMTLVLRWLGYIQASHLPYPELLKFILFANFSIVGMNVSLMWNSVGFYQIAKLSMIPVSCLLEVVFDKIRYSRDTKLSITIVLLGVAVCTVTDVSVNTKGFVAAFIAVWSTSLQQYYVHFLQXKYSLSSFNLLGHTAPAQAATLLLFGPFLDYWLTNKRIDAFNFTLPSSAFLIASCTIAVGTNLSQFICIGRFTAVSFQVLGHMKTILVLILGFLFFGKEGLNLHVVFGMIIAVVGMIWYGNASSKPGGKERRSISISRSSQQKQGGLLESSEQDDKV